From candidate division WOR-3 bacterium, one genomic window encodes:
- a CDS encoding NADH-quinone oxidoreductase subunit J translates to MQELYLISLCALVFFSVLAVLLKDLLKAALSLMAASVFLAVVLFFMKAYYAGVFEISVVAGLITVLFVSTIGLTRGDDFKESKLPVYIFPLFFIWFIIIDILIMYLLLSKMPPLTKWLSESGKFGDVLWQKRTFDLFAQIGIIFAGVFSVLALFRKRDKND, encoded by the coding sequence ATGCAGGAGTTATATTTAATATCACTCTGTGCCCTGGTCTTCTTCTCAGTCCTTGCGGTATTGTTAAAAGACCTGCTTAAAGCCGCATTGAGCCTTATGGCAGCAAGTGTATTTCTTGCAGTAGTATTGTTCTTTATGAAGGCGTATTATGCTGGTGTATTTGAAATTTCGGTCGTTGCGGGTTTGATTACTGTCTTATTTGTTTCAACGATTGGCTTGACAAGGGGTGATGATTTTAAAGAAAGTAAACTGCCGGTTTATATCTTTCCGTTGTTCTTTATCTGGTTTATCATTATTGATATTTTGATTATGTATCTGTTATTGAGCAAAATGCCACCGCTAACAAAATGGCTATCAGAATCTGGTAAATTTGGTGATGTCTTATGGCAGAAACGGACATTCGATCTCTTCGCTCAAATTGGTATAATCTTTGCCGGTGTCTTTTCGGTGTTAGCATTATTCA